In a single window of the Coffea eugenioides isolate CCC68of chromosome 3, Ceug_1.0, whole genome shotgun sequence genome:
- the LOC113765952 gene encoding uncharacterized protein LOC113765952 → MYGRPPHFRHGGGGAPPPLPHPQQPPFQQPPPGQQFPFHNYLQNPNNLLYQSPNLLIFNNLLNNINNVPIQPQDPNFHFQNVNFQSQNLNAQLPRFPQPHPQRPKESKPQPQAQAKAMPMKVNINEVLERLDRAVIKARHDILASGGYVSAWKVSQDALLALKAESWESLGFQMQQVPSLHRLMSIEAKINSFIHCYVGVRKVTTLYDLELAICKNEGVGLFEELELGPLVRHPLVVHYFSVIPDVKEVFRITSEDIISYLHEYLKTHQGKEVKVEALLDFVAEKQSKTSREKLNVRIQSLGWHITLIRKAVQSENATLKEHVDELRNKYGIRIRKRPLLSSKKGVLDDRFNEISQRMKSISSMEKIFCGKHVRFSSSSSDNDSTDDDEEDNEDKNDNYTEFEDNLHLKNVKSDANFTSPTLENSERVSRCPYPSASEEMARLGLKPDLECSIGDDTEDETNSMKTVPLTRKRKFSKGSSSTLLPRKLTKREKDKSNFHTGDERKKSGSKDTSDSSLVNDSTRMFITTWKETCQNNSPDEVLDRMLHMYSSRKKKKMLTALFSSYPFAGLLDVAVKSIKCGMWDSIYDTFQTLGHQGALNSVSEKQVDCISIEVESDEEDAPISAGKSSKHECGVTVDDIIKKISSYFDFDGDVSGYANPTKQMRLSILRKLYKCESWLVEQLSVEEFECFGFGDFIMFLERYLHLLPDAMQKFFIGHKYENLPFEPCMLQLQLDVLMSQASNSIWKNEKVSKIMVSGLLSAQFPSVCFKSVENDSLLDLGDILRENEGNVTAKCVLFSATLLKRHSVGASSALNENLLDSGGSQLDIGHNAGSLGLVTTKDAIEFLLRAPMLTDLHIWAHWDTNYAPSLGSLVTWLLKEVNARELLCLVSKGGKVMRLDHTATIESFLDVLLEGSCFGTAVTLLSLLALYGGEGNVPLSLLKCHAQKAFEVIINNSMGKEFHGDQGCLVQGESMPGHDVFEQRTSRNLGDELYRDRNRVNEVVQVISGLILDCLGYLPAEFWSFAATVLFAGLHNLVKDAPSAILTACKNVEQRVMLHEVGLSLGILEWIDDYHQFSSSALTNSMCTLDSSCSKDASYECNRGTLFLRSRLKDCLPSLGGMEVPIKSDQNNDHQEVNSIEQVADVSVQLSPDDTAPRLCKLDCIHDPLGVIDSIRRDEFGLDPSLSTTESRMLMKQHARLGRALHCLSHELYSQDSHFLLELVQNADDNIYPENVEPSLTFIVQEKGIVVLNNEMGFSAENVRALCDVGNSTKRGCSTGYIGKKGIGFKSVFRVTDAPEIHSNGFHIKFDITEGQIGFVLPTVVPPCDIESYSRLLSTNTDDMDCNSWRTCIVLPFKATLSQGLAMNIISMFSDLHPSLLLFLHRLQCIKLRNMLDNSLTVMRKEVTGDGIVKVSMGKEKMVWLVASQKLQADNIRHDVNETEISIAFSLEEANDGEYIPQLHQQPVFSFLPLRTYGLKFIVQGDFVLPSSREEVDGDSPWNQWLLSEIPELFVTAQKSFCDLSCFRENAAKAVTAFMSFVPFVGEVQGFFSSLPRLIISKLRMSNCLLLEADKIEWVPPCKVLRNWNEQARVLLPNWLLHKHLGLGFLKKDIILSDSLARALGIEEYGPKTVFHVMSSLSRSKNGLKDMGLGWLSSWINEVYLMSLNSGTESDLILSLRKVPFIPLSDGKYCFVDRGTIWLHCDTIGVGNEYDFKAFPKLYSKLRIVNPALFSAAVAADKSCLDASIVENVTRLLIKVGVQRLSAHEIVKMHILPSISDDRNISRDKDLLTDYLAFILLHMQSSCPSCCLERDWIMSHLRTEALVLTNYGYKRLNEVPIHFSREFRNPIDMNKLINGIDMIWHELDSIYLEHPITKSVPDGILKWRNFFQELGITDFVQIVQVEKPIANVTLTSMGPTVKDWESWELGHLLSRFSSRGDREKCKYLLEIIDTLWDDYFSDKVTSCCMVTSCEAGKPFESSIISMLQNAKWMVSIMDDDLHYPRDLFLDCEAVRSIIGATAPYAVPKVRSQKLLDTLRLKSQVRIDDIMSLLKVWRTAAPFKTSKAQMSRLYTFIWGEMAKSKPKIVEELSSGPFIFFPHVSGFSLEDVVTGVFLSPKEVCWHDTTGSMDQMKLVHPKFALDVISLPCIKMLSRVYPALHDFFVNECGVEELPPINGYLQILIELSTVALPSQVARTVFNVFSEWADRLSCGLLSNEDVEYLRGRFLEKECAVFPTAQDKWVSLHPSFGLICWSDDDELRKEFKYLDGIDVLSFGNLMDEETELLQTKVANLMRMLGIPALSAVVSREAIYYGPTDSSLKASLINWVLPYAQRYIYYVHPDKYLQLKNCGFENLRCLQIVVVEKLFYRNVVKRHEVVSKKRFECTCLLQDNILYATPESDSHSIFMELSRVLFEDAPQLHLANFLHMITTMAEAGSSEEQTEFFILNSQKVPKLPEGETIWSLSSLSGIVNDELHTSSTVSALVDKSNTHTNKRKLDINSNWPPVGWKTAPSFNFACINALKTQAGDSLPIREVEDAEEITIQTGQMALANLNSDLAFQGGQSSILPAVNLQFQDGPSSTTPEVCLQFQDGPSSTAPEACIQNQDAPSGTTPGACLQNSVIPEDQSDHASIMAACSSAKIFDSVDAANAADGSHFAFSDTGLRNQLSWGNAGAQAALTGKLGEFVAFKYFATRVGERSVKWVNEASETGLPYDLLVGNEENGWEYVEVKATKSRSATRDLAFISVREWQFAFEKGESFSIAHVILLDDNTARVTTYKNPVKLCQLGKLRLAVFMPRQPELSNLY, encoded by the exons ATGTACGGACGGCCACCGCACTTCCGCCACGGTGGCGGTGGTGCGCCGCCACCTCTGCCGCATCCACAGCAACCACCGTTCCAGCAGCCGCCACCAGGACAACAATTTCCTTTCCATAACTACCTCCAAAATCCTAACAATCTCCTTTACCAAAGTCCCAACCTACTGATTTTTAACAATCTCCTCAACAACATCAATAACGTTCCAATTCAGCCACAAGACCCTAACTTTCACTTTCAAAATGTTAACTTCCAATCGCAAAATCTCAACGCTCAACTCCCTCGGTTTCCGCAGCCTCATCCACAGCGGCCTAAGGAGTCAAAGCCGCAGCCACAAGCGCAAGCTAAGGCTATGCCGATGAAGGTGAACATTAACGAAGTTCTGGAGAGGTTAGATAGAGCGGTAATAAAAGCTCGCCATGATATTTTAGCTTCTGGCGGTTATGTTTCAGCTTGGAAGGTGTCGCAGGACGCTTTGTTAGCGTTGAAAGCGGAATCGTGGGAGTCTTTAGGATTTCAGATGCAGCAAGTCCCCTCCCTCCATCGCCTTATGAGCATTGAAGCGAAG ATAAACTCATTCATTCATTGCTATGTTGGGGTTAGAAAAGTTACTACTTTGTATGATTTGGAATTGGCAATTTGCAAGAACGAAGGGGTTGGCCTGTTTGAGGAGCTGGAATTGGGTCCTTTGGTAAGACACCCACTTGTCGTTCATTATTTTTCTGTCATTCCTGATGTCAAGGAAGTTTTCAGAATAACGAGTGAAGATATAATATCTTACCTTCATGAGTATTTGAAAACTCATCAAGGTAAAGAAGTAAAAGTTGAAGCGTTATTGGATTTCGTTGCTGAGAAGCAATCTAAGACGAGCAGGGAAAAGCTTAATGTGCGTATTCAGAGCTTGGG GTGGCACATAACTCTTATCCGGAAAGCAGTACAATCAGAAAATGCCACACTGAAGGAACATGTTGATGAGTTGAGAAATAAATATGGTATAAGGATCAGGAAGCGTCCACTTTTGTCTTCAAAAAAAGGGGTGCTTGATGACCGTTTCAATGAAATTTCACAGCGCATGAAGTCAATTTCCTCAATGGAGAAAATTTTTTGTGGAAAACATGTAAGGTTTTCATCTTCAAGTTCAGATAATGACAGTACAGATGATGACGAGGAGGACAACGAGGACAAAAATGACAATTATACTGAATTTGAAGACAACCTGCACTTGAAGAATGTGAAGAGTGATGCCAACTTCACATCTCCAACGCTCGAAAATTCAGAACGAGTTAGTAGGTGTCCTTATCCTTCAGCATCTGAAGAAATGGCACGGCTTGGGTTAAAACCTGATTTGGAATGTTCTATTGGGGATGACACTGAGGATGAAACAAATAGCATGAAGACTGTGCCGCTAACTAGAAAGAGAAAATTCAGCAAAGGTAGCAGCAGTACTTTGTTACCTAGGAAATTAACTAAAAGAGAGAAGGACAAGTCCAATTTTCATACAGGAGATGAGAGAAAGAAATCCGGCAGCAAGGACACAAGTGATTCTTCTCTTGTCAATGACTCTACAAGAATGTTCATTACAACATGGAAGGAGACATGCCAGAATAACAGTCCAGATGAG GTTCTAGATAGGATGCTGCACATGTACAgctcaaggaagaagaagaagatgctgaCAGCATTGTTTTCTTCATATCCATTTGCTGGATTACTTGATGTTGCT GTCAAATCTATCAAATGTGGTATGTGGGATAGTATATATGATACTTTCCAAACTCTTGGTCATCAAGGAGCATTGAACAGTGTTTCTGAGAAACAAGTTGATTGTATAAGCATAGAAGTTGAATCAGATGAAGAGGATGCCCCAATTTCTGCTGGAAAATCTTCCAAGCATGAATGTG GTGTAACAGTTGATGATATCATAAAGAAAATTTCTTCATACTTTGATTTTGATGGTGATGTCTCTGGCTATGCAAATCCTACTAAGCAAATGAGACTTTCCATTTTGAGGAAGCTTTACAAGTGTGAGTCTTGGCTAGTTGAACAGTTGTCTGTTGAAGAATTTGAATGTTTTGGTTTTGGAGATTTTATAATGTTCTTGGAGAGATATTTGCACCTATTACCTGATGCAATGCAGAAGTTTTTTATTGGGCACAAGTACGAGAATCTTCCTTTCGAGCCTTGCATGCTTCAGCTTCAGTTGGATGTACTAATGTCACAAGCTTCAAACAGcatttggaaaaatgaaaaggtAAGCAAGATAATGGTATCGGGGCTGTTGAGTGCGCAATTCCCTTCAGTCTGCTTCAAATCAGTGGAAAATGATTCTTTACTAGATCTTGGGGATATATTACGGGAAAATGAAGGTAATGTTACTGCTAAATGTGTCCTATTTTCTGCGACTTTGTTAAAAAGGCATAGTGTTGGAGCTTCCAGTGCTCTAAATGAGAATTTGCTGGATTCTGGTGGATCTCAGCTTGATATTGGGCATAATGCTGGAAGCCTTGGCTTGGTCACTACTAAGGATGCCATTGAATTCTTACTTAGGGCTCCTATGCTGACAGATCTACATATCTGGGCGCATTGGGATACCAACTATGCTCCTTCACTTGGTTCTCTTGTGACGTGGTTGTTGAAGGAGGTTAATGCTAGGGAATTATTGTGTTTAGTAAGCAAGGGTGGCAAAGTCATGCGACTTGATCATACAGCTACTATTGAGTCCTTTTTAGATGTTTTACTTGAAGGATCCTGCTTTGGAACAGCAGTGACACTGCTGTCTCTACTAGCTTTATATGGTGGTGAAGGAAATGTTCCTTTATCTCTCCTAAAGTGTCATGCACAAAAAGCTTTTGAAGTAATAATCAACAATTCGATGGGAAAGGAATTCCATGGGGATCAGGGTTGCCTTGTGCAGGGAGAGTCCATGCCTGGACATGATGTTTTTGAACAAAGAACGTCAAGGAATTTAGGTGACGAGTTATACAGAGATAGGAATAGAGTTAATGAAGTGGTTCAGGTTATTTCAGGGCTTATTCTGGATTGTCTGGGTTACCTACCTGCTGAATTCTGGAGTTTTGCTGCTACCGTGTTGTTTGCTGGATTGCACAATTTGGTCAAAGATGCTCCTTCAGCCATCCTCACTGCGTGCAAGAATGTAGAGCAACGTGTCATGCTTCATGAAGTTGGATTATCACTTGGGATATTGGAATGGATTGATGATTATCATCAGTTTTCATCCTCTGCATTGACTAACTCAATGTGCACCTTGGATTCTTCCTGCTCAAAAGATGCAAGTTATGAATGTAACAGGGGTACATTATTTCTGCGGAGCAGACTTAAGGATTGTCTTCCTTCTTTAGGTGGTATGGAAGTCCCTATCAAATCAGACCAGAATAATGATCATCAAGAAGTTAACTCCATAGAGCAAGTTGCTGATGTTTCTGTCCAGCTTTCACCTGATGATACTGCACCTAGATTATGCAAACTAGATTGCATTCACGATCCACTTGGAGTTATTGACTCCATTAGGAGAGATGAATTTGGTCTAGATCCGAGTCTTTCGACTACAGAAAGTAGAATGTTAATGAAGCAACATGCTCGCTTAGGGAGGGCACTCCATTGTCTTTCTCATGAATTGTATTCCCAGGATTCACATTTTCTTCTGGAGCTG GTCCAGAATGCTGATGATAATATCTACCCAGAAAACGTGGAACCCTCTCTTACATTCATTGTTCAGGAAAAAGGCATTGTAGTCCTTAATAACGAGATGGGGTTCTCTGCCGAAAACGTCCGAGCTCTTTGTGATGTTGGAAATTCAACAAAAAGGGGATGCAGTACTGGTTATATTGGAAAGAAAGGCATTGGCTTCAAATCAGTGTTTCGG GTCACTGATGCTCCTGAAATACATTCCAATGGTTTTCATATAAAGTTTGACATAACTGAGGGCCAGATTGGTTTTGTTTTGCCAACTGTAGTTCCTCCTTGTGATATTGAATCATATAGCAGACTGTTATCGACGAATACTGATGATATGGATTGTAACTCTTGGAGAACTTGCATTGTGCTTCCCTTCAAAGCAACTCTTTCTCAAGGTCTCGCAATGAACATCATATCAATGTTTTCAGATCTTCATCCATCTTTGTTGCTCTTTCTTCATCGTCTTCAATGCATCAAATTAAGGAACATGCTTGATAATTCTTTAACTGTTATGAGAAAAGAAGTGACTGGAGATGGTATTGTTAAGGTGTCCATGGGGAAAGAGAAAATGGTCTGGCTTGTAGCATCTCAGAAATTGCAAGCTGACAACATTCGTCATGATGTCAATGAAACAGAGATCTCCATAGCATTTTCATTGGAAGAAGCAAATGATGGGGAATACATTCCACAACTGCACCAACAGCCTgttttttcatttcttcctcTGAGAACTTATGGCTTAAAATTTATTGTTCAAGGTGATTTTGTCTTGCCTTCATCTAGGGAAGAAGTTGATGGAGATAGCCCTTGGAACCAGTGGTTACTGTCTGAGATTCCTGAGTTGTTTGTTACGGCACAGAAATCCTTTTGTGATCTTTCATGTTTCAGGGAGAATGCTGCAAAAGCTGTTACAGCTTTTATGAGCTTTGTTCCCTTTGTTGGAGAAGTGCAAGGATTTTTTTCCAGTCTTCCTCGGTTGATAATTTCCAAATTACGCATGTCAAACTGCCTACTTCTGGAAGCTGATAAGATTGAGTGGGTTCCTCCGTGCAAAGTTTTGAGAAACTGGAATGAACAAGCTCGTGTGCTTCTGCCTAATTGGTTGCTTCACAAGCACCTTGGCCTTGGGTTCCTCAAGAAGGATATAATTTTGTCAGATTCACTGGCAAGGGCATTGGGTATAGAGGAGTATGGGCCAAAAACCGTGTTTCACGTTATGTCATCTTTGTCTCGATCTAAGAATGGTCTAAAGGATATGGGCTTGGGATGGTTATCTTCCTGGATAAATGAAGTTTATCTGATGTCCCTCAATTCTGGGACTGAATCTGATCTGATTTTAAGTCTTCGAAAAGTTCCATTTATACCTCTTTCAGATGGCAAATATTGCTTTGTTGACAGAGGTACAATTTGGTTGCACTGCGACACCATTGGGGTTGGTAATGAGTATGATTTCAAAGCGTTTCCAAAACTCTATTCTAAACTTCGAATTGTGAATCCAGCACTCTTTTCTGCAGCAGTAGCTGCTGACAAATCATGCTTGGATGCATCTATTGTAGAGAACGTCACTAGGCTGCTTATCAAAGTTGGTGTCCAGCGATTATCTGCACATGAAATTGTGAAAATGCACATCCTACCATCTATCTCTGATGATAGAAATATTTCCAGGGATAAGGATTTGCTGACAGATTACCTTGCGTTTATACTGCTCCATATGCAATCAAGTTGCCCAAGCTGTTGCCTTGAAAGGGATTGGATTATGTCGCATCTGCGGACTGAAGCTCTAGTTTTAACAAATTATGGCTATAAACGACTTAATGAAGTGCCAATACATTTTAGCAGAGAATTCAGAAATCCAATTGACATGAATAAGTTAATTAATGGTATCGATATGATATGGCACGAGCTTGACAGCATCTACCTGGAACATCCAATCACGAAATCAGTTCCTGATGGAATATTGAAGTGGAGAAATTTTTTCCAGGAATTAGGCATCACGGACTTTGTTCAAATAGTACAAGTTGAAAAACCTATTGCAAATGTAACCTTGACTTCCATGGGGCCAACTGTAAAAGACTGGGAATCTTGGGAGTTGGGTCATCTGTTATCACGATTTTCTTCCAGAGGTGACCGTGAGAAGTGCAAGTACCTGCTGGAGATTATTGATACACTATGGGATGATTATTTTAGTGACAAAGTTACTAGTTGCTGCATGGTTACTTCTTGTGAAGCAGGCAAGCCTTTTGAGTCATCAATTATTAGCATGCTTCAAAATGCTAAGTGGATGGTCTCAATTATGGATGATGACCTTCACTATCCTAGAGATTTATTCCTTGATTGTGAAGCGGTGCGATCTATTATTGGTGCCACTGCTCCATATGCTGTTCCAAAG GTGAGAAGTCAAAAGCTGCTAGATACCCTCCGTTTAAAATCTCAAGTTAGAATTGACGACATAATGTCACTTCTTAAAGTCTGGAGGACAGCAGCACCCTTCAAAACAAG CAAAGCACAGATGTCAAGATTGTACACATTCATTTGGGGcgaaatggctaaatcaaagcCAAAAATTGTGGAGGAATTATCTTCTGGGCCTTTCATATTTTTCCCCCACGTATCTGGTTTCTCGCTTGAAGATGTTGTCACTGGTGTATTTTTGTCTCCTAAAGAAGTATGTTGGCATGATACAACTGGTTCCATGGACCAAATGAAGTTGGTGCATCCAAAATTTGCCCTAGACGTGATTAGTCTTCCCTGCATCAAAATGTTAAGCAGAGTTTATCCGGCCCTTCACGACTTCTTCGTAAATGAATGCGGAGTAGAAGAACTCCCTCCTATTAATGGTTATCTTCAGATTTTGATAGAGTTGTCAACTGTTGCTTTGCCTTCACAGGTTGCTAGGACT GTTTTCAATGTTTTTTCGGAGTGGGCTGATAGATTGAGTTGTGGATTGTTGAGTAATGAAGATGTGGAATACTTAAGAGGGagatttctggaaaaagaaTGTGCAGTGTTTCCCACAGCACAAGATAAATGGGTTTCACTACACCCATCATTTGGTCTCATATGCTGGTCAGATGATGACGAGTTAAGAAAGGAATTTAAATATCTTGATGGTATTGACGTGCTTAGCTTTGGGAATCTCATGGATGAAGAGACAGAATTGCTTCAGACTAAGGTTGCAAACCTCATGAGAATGCTGGGGATACCTGCCCTTTCAGCT GTTGTGAGTCGTGAAGCCATCTATTATGGTCCTACAGACTCTAGCTTGAAAGCATCTCTTATTAATTGGGTTCTTCCTTATGCTCAGCGATACATTTACTATGTGCATCCTGATAAGTATCTTCAGCTCAAGAATTGTGGATTTGAGAATCTGAGATGCCTGCAGATTGTTGTAGTGGAAAAGCTGTTCTATAGAAATGTTGTTAAGAGACATGAAGTTGTTTCTAAGAAACGCTTTGAGTGCACTTGTCTTCTACAG GACAATATCTTGTATGCCACTCCAGAATCAGATTCTCACTCAATTTTCATGGAACTTTCACGTGTATTATTTGAGGATGCTCCTCAACTGCATTTGGCAAACTTCCTTCACATGATCACAACCATGGCAGAAGCAGGTTCCTCTGAGGAGCAGACagaatttttcattttaaacAGCCAGAAGGTTCCAAAACTACCTGAAGGAGAAACTATCTGGTCTCTGTCTTCTCTATCGGGAATAGTGAACGATGAATTGCATACCAGTAGTACTGTTTCCGCATTAGTTGACAAGTCGAACACACACACAAATAAGAGGAAGCTTGACATCAATTCAAATTGGCCACCAGTTGGTTGGAAAACTGCCCCCAGTTTTAATTTTGCTTGTATAAATGCTTTGAAGACACAAGCAGGTGATAGCCTTCCAATCAGGGAGGTTGAGGATGCAGAAGAAATTACCATACAGACAGGTCAGATGGCTCTAGCTAATTTGAATTCTGATTTGGCTTTTCAAGGTGGCCAATCTTCTATTTTACCAGCAGTAAACTTGCAATTTCAAGATGGCCCCTCATCTACTACACCCGAAGTATGTTTACAATTTCAAGATGGCCCATCATCTACAGCACCAGAAGCATGCATACAAAATCAAGATGCCCCATCAGGTACTACACCAGGAGCATGTTTACAAAATTCTGTAATTCCAGAAGACCAATCTGATCATGCAAGCATTATGGCTGCTTGTAGTTCAGCTAAGATATTTGATTCTGTTGATGCTGCGAATGCAGCTGATGGCTCTCATTTTGCTTTTTCTGATACTGGTCTGAGAAATCAACTATCCTGGGGCAATGCTGGTGCACAGGCAGCATTAACAGGAAAACTGGGAGAGTTTGTAGCTTTCAAATATTTTGCAACAAGAGTTGGTGAGCGATCTGTTAAATGGGTAAATGAAGCCAGTGAGACTGGGCTACCCTATGACCTCCTCGTTGGAAATGAGGAAAATGGCTGGGAATACGTTGAAGTTAAAGCAACCAAATCCAGATCTGCAACAAGGGACCTGGCTTTCATATCTGTGAGAGAGTGGCAATTTGCATTTGAGAAAGGTGAATCTTTTAGTATTGCACATGTCATTCTCCTGGATGACAACACAGCAAGGGTCACAACATATAAAAATCCAGTAAAACTGTGTCAGCTTGGTAAGCTGCGGTTAGCCGTTTTCATGCCAAGACAGCCGGAGTTGTCCAATCTCTACTAA
- the LOC113765528 gene encoding gelsolin-related protein of 125 kDa encodes MSLSRHLLRRAPPPAASLNPLFHLRNAFSTTTTHHIDHQRNHEFLPPDKYLSSWKAPKDPKEAQAKLAMLRREYGKKVKAVRKEYIREMEFQKLEKLKKDEAKKEALRIASEQRKAAKEAEKKAKAKEREVAEEEFRQTLLKERAQKLEYWRMRTKQVEEKEEEKNELLRRQSSVWINEADLEKKILEAIVDGTPL; translated from the exons atgtccTTATCTCGCCACCTCCTCCGCCGCGCACCACCCCCGGCAGCGTCATTAAACCCTCTCTTCCACCTTCGCAACGCCTTCTCCACTACCACCACTCACCACATCGATCACCAGCGTAATCACGAGTTTCTCCCGCCAGACAAGTACCTCAGCTCATGGAAAGCCCCAAAGGACCCCAAAGAAGCTCAGGCGAAGCTCGCGATGTTGCGGCGGGAGTATGGGAAGAAGGTCAAAGCCGTCCGCAAAGAGTACATTCGCGAAATGGAATTTCAGAAGCTCGAAAAGCTTAAGAAGGACGAAGCGAAGAAAGAGGCATTGAGGATCGCAAGTGAACAGAGGAAAGCGGCGAAAGAGGCCGAGAAGAAGGCCAAGGcgaaagaaagagaagttgcCGAGGAGGAGTTCCGACAAACCCTA TTGAAAGAAAGAGCTCAGAAGCTTGAGTACTGGAGAATGAGAACAAAACAAGTTGAGgaaaaggaggaggagaagaatgAGCTTCTTCGTCGACAAAGTTCAGTATGGATTAATGAAGCTGATTTGGAGAAGAAGATCCTCGAGGCTATTGTTGATGGTACTCCCCTATAG